In a single window of the Novosphingobium sp. IK01 genome:
- a CDS encoding oligosaccharide flippase family protein — MRLASSAAVPDGLMRVGLAARLARWARGGSLTAVIAMAARASSQLALLGVTLVATRTLMPADFGVFAIAAAFLTLSRTMLYTGPFEYVLKAPEAEGPAVASAGLAANMLVALGWVAMLVGLGLAAPLLFRGPGVALLLFCLAPSNLLAAVAGWEEALLLRGQKVRRYYAITVATEIGAGLGAALLLLAGWGLWALVAQVYARLLIFIVAYRMVLTLPDLPRADPETTRAVLAWSWSRYGSIIVGFLANYSGDLLLGAVFSPAASGLYRAGNRLVTALADMFVQPATLLVTTGLAAEHARGEHAGGQQGAGTGWLRMAGVFGALCWPALAGVVVVSDLVAPLVLGPAWAGAGPIIAVFCLARMAALPIAVAGAVLVIENRQDRVLWIQSVAALVTVGLTLALAHKGPLAAALATACVAVGWAGALGWAAWQARRGDDGMLGGGALGDLLRLIGWPTLTTFGLAWGARLVAGYWGLAPAFTLALVIVTGLVAWGLALLSARGPLRAGIAALAR, encoded by the coding sequence ATGAGGCTGGCTTCATCGGCTGCCGTTCCCGATGGCCTGATGCGCGTGGGGCTCGCTGCGCGGCTGGCCCGGTGGGCGCGCGGGGGAAGCCTGACGGCGGTGATCGCCATGGCCGCGCGGGCGAGCAGCCAGTTGGCGCTGCTCGGCGTTACGCTGGTGGCCACGCGCACGCTGATGCCCGCCGATTTCGGCGTCTTTGCCATCGCGGCGGCCTTTCTCACGCTTTCGCGCACGATGCTCTACACCGGGCCGTTCGAATATGTGCTCAAGGCACCCGAGGCCGAAGGGCCTGCCGTGGCGAGTGCGGGGCTGGCGGCCAACATGCTGGTCGCGCTGGGCTGGGTGGCGATGCTGGTGGGGCTGGGGCTGGCCGCGCCGCTGCTGTTTCGCGGGCCGGGGGTGGCGCTTTTGCTGTTCTGTCTGGCGCCCTCGAACCTTTTGGCGGCGGTGGCTGGCTGGGAAGAGGCCTTGCTGCTGCGCGGGCAAAAGGTGCGGCGCTATTATGCGATCACCGTGGCGACCGAGATCGGCGCCGGGCTGGGGGCGGCGCTGCTGCTGCTGGCCGGGTGGGGGCTGTGGGCGCTTGTCGCGCAAGTCTATGCGCGGCTGCTGATCTTCATCGTCGCCTACCGGATGGTGTTGACCCTGCCCGACCTGCCGCGCGCCGACCCGGAGACGACGCGCGCGGTGCTGGCCTGGTCGTGGAGCCGCTATGGCTCGATCATCGTGGGGTTTCTGGCCAATTACAGTGGCGATCTCCTGCTCGGCGCGGTCTTTTCGCCTGCTGCTTCGGGGCTCTATCGCGCGGGCAACCGGCTGGTGACGGCGCTGGCCGACATGTTCGTGCAGCCTGCGACCCTGCTGGTGACGACAGGTCTGGCGGCAGAACATGCGCGGGGCGAACATGCAGGGGGGCAACAGGGCGCGGGAACGGGCTGGCTCAGGATGGCGGGCGTGTTCGGGGCGCTGTGCTGGCCCGCGCTGGCCGGGGTGGTGGTGGTGTCCGATCTGGTCGCGCCGCTCGTTCTGGGGCCGGCCTGGGCCGGGGCCGGGCCGATTATCGCGGTCTTTTGCCTCGCTCGCATGGCGGCCCTGCCGATTGCCGTGGCCGGGGCCGTTCTGGTGATCGAGAACAGGCAGGATCGCGTGCTGTGGATTCAGTCGGTGGCGGCGCTCGTGACCGTGGGGCTCACGCTGGCGCTGGCCCACAAGGGGCCTTTGGCGGCGGCGCTGGCGACGGCATGCGTGGCCGTGGGCTGGGCCGGGGCGCTGGGCTGGGCGGCGTGGCAGGCGCGCCGGGGTGATGACGGGATGCTGGGTGGCGGCGCGCTGGGCGATCTCCTGCGCTTGATCGGCTGGCCCACGCTGACGACTTTCGGGCTGGCCTGGGGCGCGCGCCTTGTGGCCGGCTATTGGGGGCTGGCCCCTGCCTTCACGCTGGCACTGGTGATCGTCACGGGCCTCGTCGCCTGGGGGCTGGCGCTGCTGAGCGCACGCGGCCCCTTGCGCGCAGGGATTGCCGCACTGGCGCGGTGA
- a CDS encoding acetamidase/formamidase family protein, which translates to MRFTTNAYPREQRQDAWRFALRRVSLEVQATSEDLYGELVSFTSGQGIQFVRVTGNGQSLAIDMAQEAPSFWLVLLLEGRLSARQGTTTIDLAEGDILYGGGASRTQVDLAGEHRFLLVKVPHALPALRSRSALPSQISNLIADEAIGRMLSALLRSVADTIVDVSDDQIRPVELALPEFIAATLLDKAPVKELGGAAGARAAILERVFQSIEMRLSDPNLSIHQIAAEHRISPRYLQKLFESAGESFSQFVKFRRLERCRLDLGSPLHAQRSISEILYQWGFNDSASFSRAFRERYAMSPREYRKVGALPEDMGEAPRRGRPSAQKEGRPEEREDSAAPSTREGLGDVEGLVDGLVEDVQVDAARGVRHHALPVRPDTIHWGYFSKTLKPALEVCSGDYVTVETLTHHANDDAERMIDGDPAAEAIYRWTAEGKVIDRRGAGPLDASVVGRGPGEGFGVHICTGPIAISGAEPGDVVQVRILDIDPRPSRNPRFAGRAFGSNVAAYWGFHYAELLTEPKPREVITIYEIEKGAGLPVAHAVYNYRWTPQTDPSGVIHPMYDYPGVPVDPETTEKNFNVLRDIEIPVRPHFGVVALAPAHSDLVDSVPPANFGGNIDNWRLGPGASVFLPVAVPGGLLSLGDPHASQGDGELCGTAIECSMTAVIQVILHKAKAAAPHVRELDYPMIETPTEYVILGFSNPDYLRELGGKAQSEVYKRSSIDAAMRDAFRKARRFLMTIRDLSEDEAISLLSVGVDFGISQVANGNWGVHAVISKALFTN; encoded by the coding sequence TTGCGTTTCACCACCAATGCCTACCCGCGCGAGCAGCGTCAGGATGCCTGGCGCTTTGCCTTGCGCCGCGTTTCCCTTGAAGTTCAGGCGACCAGCGAAGACCTCTATGGCGAGCTGGTGAGCTTCACCAGCGGGCAGGGCATCCAGTTTGTCCGCGTGACGGGCAATGGCCAGTCCCTGGCCATCGACATGGCGCAGGAAGCGCCCAGTTTCTGGCTGGTGCTCCTGCTCGAAGGCCGGTTGAGCGCCCGGCAGGGCACCACCACCATTGACCTTGCCGAAGGCGACATCCTCTATGGCGGGGGTGCCTCGCGCACGCAGGTCGATCTGGCGGGTGAGCACCGGTTCCTGCTGGTCAAGGTGCCCCATGCGCTGCCCGCCTTGCGCTCGCGCTCGGCCTTGCCTTCGCAGATCAGCAACCTGATCGCCGACGAGGCCATCGGGCGCATGCTCTCCGCGCTGTTGCGCTCGGTCGCCGATACCATCGTTGACGTGTCCGACGACCAGATCCGCCCGGTCGAACTGGCCCTGCCCGAATTCATCGCGGCTACCCTGCTCGACAAGGCCCCGGTCAAGGAACTGGGGGGCGCGGCGGGCGCGCGCGCGGCGATCCTCGAACGCGTGTTCCAGTCGATCGAGATGCGCCTGTCCGATCCCAACCTGTCGATCCACCAGATCGCCGCCGAACACCGCATCTCGCCGCGCTACCTGCAAAAACTGTTCGAGAGCGCGGGTGAGAGCTTCAGCCAGTTCGTGAAGTTCCGCCGCCTCGAACGCTGCCGCCTCGATCTGGGCAGCCCGCTCCATGCCCAGCGCTCGATTTCCGAAATCCTCTATCAATGGGGCTTCAACGACAGCGCCAGCTTCAGCCGCGCCTTTCGCGAACGCTACGCGATGAGCCCGCGCGAATATCGCAAGGTCGGCGCCTTGCCCGAGGACATGGGCGAGGCGCCCCGGCGCGGGCGCCCGAGCGCCCAGAAGGAAGGCCGCCCCGAAGAACGCGAGGACAGCGCCGCCCCCTCCACCCGCGAAGGGCTCGGCGATGTTGAGGGGCTGGTCGACGGGCTGGTCGAGGACGTGCAGGTCGATGCCGCGCGCGGCGTGCGCCACCATGCCCTGCCGGTCCGTCCCGACACGATCCACTGGGGCTATTTCAGCAAGACCCTCAAGCCCGCGCTCGAAGTCTGCTCGGGCGACTATGTGACCGTCGAGACGCTCACCCACCACGCCAACGACGACGCCGAACGCATGATCGACGGCGATCCGGCCGCCGAGGCGATCTATCGCTGGACAGCAGAAGGCAAAGTGATCGACCGGCGCGGGGCGGGGCCGCTCGATGCTTCGGTGGTCGGGCGCGGGCCGGGCGAGGGCTTTGGCGTCCACATCTGCACCGGGCCCATCGCCATTTCGGGGGCCGAGCCGGGCGATGTCGTGCAAGTGCGCATCCTCGACATCGACCCGCGCCCCAGCCGCAACCCGCGCTTTGCCGGGCGCGCCTTTGGCAGCAACGTGGCGGCCTATTGGGGCTTCCACTATGCCGAACTGCTCACCGAACCCAAGCCGCGCGAGGTGATCACGATCTACGAGATCGAGAAGGGCGCCGGGCTGCCGGTCGCCCATGCGGTCTACAACTATCGCTGGACGCCCCAGACCGACCCTTCGGGGGTGATCCACCCGATGTACGATTATCCGGGCGTTCCGGTCGATCCCGAGACGACCGAGAAGAACTTCAACGTCCTGCGCGACATCGAGATTCCCGTGCGGCCCCATTTCGGGGTGGTGGCGCTGGCGCCCGCCCATTCCGATCTGGTCGATTCGGTTCCCCCCGCCAATTTCGGCGGCAATATCGACAACTGGCGGCTGGGGCCGGGGGCCAGTGTGTTCCTGCCCGTGGCGGTGCCCGGCGGCCTCCTGTCGCTGGGCGATCCCCATGCCAGCCAGGGCGATGGCGAGCTGTGCGGCACGGCCATCGAATGCTCGATGACGGCGGTGATCCAGGTGATCCTGCACAAGGCCAAGGCCGCCGCGCCCCATGTGCGCGAGCTGGACTATCCGATGATCGAGACGCCCACCGAATACGTGATTCTGGGCTTTTCCAACCCGGACTATTTGCGCGAGCTGGGCGGCAAGGCGCAGAGTGAGGTCTACAAGCGCTCGTCCATCGACGCGGCCATGCGTGACGCTTTCCGCAAGGCCCGCCGCTTCCTGATGACCATCCGCGACCTGAGCGAGGACGAGGCGATCTCGCTGCTCTCGGTGGGGGTCGATTTCGGGATCAGCCAGGTCGCCAATGGCAACTGGGGCGTCCATGCGGTGATCAGCAAGGCCCTGTTTACCAACTGA
- a CDS encoding glycosyltransferase family 4 protein produces MSAVRPIAFNGKFRAGKHNGVSRVADRLIREVDSLLSQMPPDERPPVRLIVPSGCPPEEPYRAITIEEDGQGPSQKWEQRRLPRLARGSLLVNLANLAPVTHRPKVLMLHDAQFCRPDCSYPLRQRLGYRLLAPLMARTSRVVLTVSDYSRQDLTRFGVIGSGRVEILHNGADHILEVPADERALERLGLIHGEYLLMFGSVKAYKNNQVVFEAMALAGEASRAGMDWPPRQLVIVGPDRAALEAAGLHPPENTVFAGPCNDSVLRALYEGAQALLFPSRTEGFGLPPVEAMLCHCPVIAAPCGAVPEVCGAAALMADPDRPDIWLAQIAALDDPETRALAVRAGLARAGRYTWANAGRTLLRLLLEVAR; encoded by the coding sequence GTGAGCGCCGTGCGGCCCATCGCGTTCAATGGCAAGTTTCGCGCGGGCAAGCACAATGGCGTGTCGCGCGTGGCCGATCGCCTGATCCGCGAGGTGGACAGCCTGCTGTCGCAGATGCCGCCTGACGAGCGGCCTCCTGTCCGGCTGATCGTTCCATCCGGCTGCCCGCCCGAGGAGCCCTATCGCGCGATCACCATCGAGGAAGACGGCCAGGGCCCCAGCCAGAAGTGGGAGCAGCGCCGCCTGCCTCGCCTCGCGCGGGGGAGCCTGCTGGTCAATCTCGCCAATCTGGCCCCCGTCACCCACCGGCCCAAGGTGCTCATGCTGCACGACGCGCAATTCTGCCGTCCCGATTGCTCCTATCCGCTGCGCCAGCGCCTCGGCTATCGGCTGCTGGCCCCGTTGATGGCACGGACGAGCCGGGTGGTGCTGACGGTTTCGGACTATTCGCGGCAGGATCTCACCCGGTTCGGGGTGATCGGCTCGGGGCGTGTCGAAATCCTGCACAATGGCGCCGATCACATCCTCGAAGTGCCCGCTGACGAGCGCGCGCTGGAACGGCTGGGGCTGATCCACGGGGAATACCTGCTGATGTTCGGCAGCGTGAAGGCCTACAAGAACAACCAGGTCGTGTTCGAGGCCATGGCTTTGGCCGGAGAGGCGAGCCGGGCGGGCATGGACTGGCCGCCGCGCCAGTTGGTCATCGTCGGCCCGGATCGTGCCGCGCTCGAAGCGGCGGGGCTTCACCCGCCCGAGAACACGGTCTTTGCCGGTCCCTGCAACGACAGCGTGTTGCGCGCGCTCTACGAAGGGGCGCAGGCCCTGTTGTTCCCCTCGCGCACCGAAGGCTTCGGCCTGCCCCCGGTGGAGGCGATGCTGTGCCATTGCCCGGTGATCGCGGCGCCCTGCGGCGCGGTTCCCGAAGTTTGCGGCGCGGCGGCCCTGATGGCCGACCCTGACCGGCCCGACATCTGGCTGGCGCAGATCGCCGCGCTCGACGATCCCGAAACGCGCGCGCTGGCGGTTCGCGCGGGGCTCGCACGGGCCGGGCGCTATACCTGGGCCAATGCCGGGCGGACGCTGCTGCGCCTGCTGCTGGAGGTGGCGCGATGA
- a CDS encoding aromatic ring-hydroxylating oxygenase subunit alpha: MPLVTDSFIRSLASSAVDLADAQTLPPECYTSAEFYEFEKEALYNHEWLCVGRADWVANPGDYFTTTLVGEPVVVARTLEGEIRAMSSVCQHRAMLVAEGHGNARGFLCPYHHWSYTLEGKLVAAPAMGKTCNFDKARYGLPNFRVELWNGFIFINFDADAAPLAPRLTRVEQAIAGYDLARAEGPRPDPAPSLPWNWKVMFENNNDGYHASRLHHGPLHDFVPSGLAEFPDSDPADGGFLRFNGTLHADASFNATQKAVLPVFPGLRDEGRMRMTFANIPPTLSLVMMSDMVIYLILRPTGPETLEMDTGFLFAPGAMADPAFDHKLDMNIRASGHIIAQDLHVDGLVQQGLRSRFAPRGRYSWQEGAQGQFNKWLVHRYAAAHARLSAAALTEGADRVTAA, encoded by the coding sequence GTGCCTCTCGTTACCGACAGCTTCATTCGCTCGCTCGCAAGTTCGGCGGTGGATCTGGCCGATGCCCAGACCCTGCCGCCCGAATGCTATACCAGCGCGGAATTCTATGAATTCGAGAAGGAGGCGCTCTACAATCACGAATGGCTCTGCGTGGGCCGGGCCGACTGGGTGGCCAATCCGGGCGACTATTTCACCACCACGCTGGTGGGCGAGCCGGTGGTCGTGGCGCGCACGCTCGAAGGCGAGATCCGCGCGATGTCCTCGGTGTGCCAGCACCGCGCGATGCTGGTGGCCGAGGGGCATGGCAATGCGCGCGGCTTCCTGTGCCCCTACCACCACTGGAGCTATACCCTTGAGGGCAAGCTCGTCGCCGCGCCCGCGATGGGCAAGACCTGCAATTTCGACAAGGCCCGGTATGGCCTGCCCAATTTCAGGGTGGAGCTGTGGAACGGTTTCATCTTCATCAATTTCGATGCCGATGCCGCCCCGCTGGCCCCGCGCCTGACCCGGGTGGAACAGGCCATCGCCGGCTACGACCTTGCCCGTGCCGAAGGCCCGCGCCCCGACCCCGCGCCGAGCCTGCCGTGGAACTGGAAGGTCATGTTCGAGAACAACAACGACGGCTATCATGCCAGCCGCCTGCACCACGGGCCGCTGCACGATTTCGTGCCTTCCGGGCTGGCCGAGTTTCCCGACAGCGACCCGGCCGATGGCGGCTTCTTGCGCTTCAACGGCACGCTCCATGCCGACGCCAGCTTCAACGCCACGCAAAAGGCCGTGCTACCGGTGTTTCCGGGCCTGAGAGATGAAGGGCGGATGCGGATGACTTTCGCCAATATCCCGCCCACGCTCAGCCTCGTGATGATGAGCGACATGGTGATCTACCTGATCCTGCGCCCGACCGGGCCTGAAACGCTGGAGATGGACACCGGTTTCCTGTTCGCGCCGGGCGCGATGGCCGACCCGGCCTTCGACCACAAGCTCGACATGAACATCCGCGCCTCGGGCCATATCATCGCGCAGGATCTCCATGTCGACGGCCTCGTCCAGCAGGGCCTGCGCTCGCGCTTTGCCCCGCGTGGCCGCTATTCGTGGCAGGAGGGCGCGCAAGGCCAGTTCAACAAGTGGCTGGTCCATCGCTATGCCGCCGCCCATGCCCGGCTTTCTGCTGCGGCGCTTACGGAGGGGGCCGATCGGGTGACGGCGGCCTGA
- a CDS encoding glycosyltransferase family 2 protein, producing the protein MLRIHVAIATVGRAALARKTIDLLAGQSRRPDGVLVVGAAEADIAGLADSPLHPEVALAARGLCRQRNRALELLAGRCDVVIFFDDDFVPSPDYLAAVEAIFEGQADVAGITGNLVGDGVRHGGFGIAQAQAMIAARTLQLDPAIIPREALYGCNMALRMADVGDLRFDEALPLYGWQEDIDFTMRLARRGRLVSTGLVSGVHLGVKGGRTSGLRLGYSQVANIVYLLRKGTMPRALARKLLWRNLASNVLRAGFPEPHVDRLGRLRGNAMALVDLVRGRIDPRRIESM; encoded by the coding sequence ATGCTGCGAATCCATGTTGCCATTGCCACTGTTGGCCGCGCCGCGCTGGCGCGCAAGACGATCGATCTTCTGGCCGGGCAGTCGCGGCGCCCTGACGGCGTTCTCGTCGTCGGCGCGGCGGAGGCCGACATTGCCGGTCTTGCCGACAGCCCGCTCCACCCCGAAGTGGCGCTGGCCGCGCGCGGCCTGTGCCGCCAGCGCAACCGCGCGCTCGAACTGCTGGCCGGGCGCTGCGACGTGGTGATCTTCTTCGACGACGATTTCGTGCCATCGCCCGATTATCTCGCTGCGGTAGAGGCCATTTTCGAAGGTCAGGCCGATGTTGCGGGGATCACCGGCAATCTGGTGGGCGATGGCGTGCGCCATGGCGGCTTCGGGATCGCCCAGGCCCAGGCGATGATCGCGGCCCGGACCTTGCAGCTCGACCCCGCGATCATCCCGCGCGAGGCGCTCTATGGCTGCAACATGGCGCTGCGCATGGCCGATGTCGGCGATCTGCGCTTTGACGAGGCGCTGCCGCTCTATGGCTGGCAGGAGGATATCGATTTCACCATGCGCCTTGCGCGGCGCGGGCGTCTGGTGTCGACCGGGCTGGTGTCCGGGGTCCACCTCGGCGTGAAGGGCGGGCGGACATCGGGGCTCAGGCTCGGCTATTCGCAAGTCGCCAATATCGTCTACCTCCTGCGCAAGGGGACGATGCCGCGCGCGCTGGCGCGCAAGCTGCTCTGGCGCAATCTGGCCAGCAATGTCCTGCGCGCCGGGTTTCCCGAGCCGCATGTCGACCGGCTGGGGCGCTTGCGGGGCAATGCCATGGCGCTCGTCGATCTCGTGCGCGGGCGGATCGACCCGCGCCGCATCGAAAGCATGTGA
- a CDS encoding sugar transferase, translating into MDVSVSLAALLFFLPLMITIAAAVWLSDKGPVLFRHRRVGAGGRHFYCLKFRSMCTDADARLRHVLETDAEARAEWQATHKLQRDPRITTLGRFLRKSSLDELPQLINVLRGDMSLVGPRPIVDAEVPRYGRHFAAYCAVRPGVTGLWQVARRDDTSYRRRVACDLYYRRSRSLRFNLQIMVLTVPSVLLARGAF; encoded by the coding sequence GTGGACGTGAGCGTATCGCTGGCGGCGCTCCTGTTCTTCCTGCCGCTGATGATCACGATTGCAGCTGCGGTCTGGCTGTCCGACAAGGGGCCGGTGCTGTTCCGCCATCGCCGGGTGGGGGCAGGGGGGCGCCATTTCTACTGCCTCAAGTTCCGCTCGATGTGTACCGATGCCGATGCCCGGCTTCGCCATGTTCTGGAGACCGACGCGGAAGCCCGCGCCGAATGGCAGGCCACCCACAAGTTGCAGCGCGATCCGCGCATCACCACGCTCGGGCGTTTTTTGCGCAAGAGCAGCCTCGATGAATTGCCGCAACTGATCAACGTCCTGCGCGGCGACATGAGCCTGGTGGGCCCGCGCCCGATCGTCGATGCCGAAGTGCCCCGCTATGGCCGCCACTTTGCTGCCTATTGCGCGGTCAGGCCGGGGGTGACGGGCCTGTGGCAAGTCGCGCGCCGGGATGACACCTCGTATCGCCGCCGGGTTGCTTGCGATCTCTACTATCGCCGGAGCCGCTCCTTGCGCTTCAACTTGCAGATCATGGTCTTGACGGTGCCGAGTGTCCTGCTGGCGCGTGGAGCCTTTTGA
- a CDS encoding VOC family protein, with product MPNTLIFVDLPSDDPAAAARFYAEVFGWQNDEKPAGVYHRMVPGGQFPNPDGTDSQIGNLHLGIFDAANARPHPDSAGVEPRALSTTGRKPRIWILISDDDSAERILAAATQRGAKELWRNHYWSTFNGYNHAFEDPWGNEIVLWGKAGPEPKVPADFTRE from the coding sequence ATGCCCAACACGCTCATCTTCGTCGACCTGCCCAGCGATGATCCCGCCGCCGCCGCGCGGTTCTATGCCGAAGTGTTCGGCTGGCAGAACGACGAAAAGCCCGCAGGCGTCTATCACCGCATGGTTCCGGGCGGCCAGTTCCCCAACCCGGATGGCACCGACAGCCAGATCGGCAACCTCCATCTGGGCATCTTCGATGCGGCCAATGCCCGCCCCCATCCCGACAGCGCCGGGGTCGAACCCCGCGCCCTGTCCACCACGGGCCGCAAGCCGCGCATCTGGATCCTGATCAGCGACGACGACAGCGCCGAACGCATTCTGGCCGCCGCCACGCAGCGCGGGGCAAAGGAACTGTGGCGCAACCACTACTGGTCGACCTTCAACGGCTACAACCACGCCTTCGAAGACCCGTGGGGCAACGAGATCGTGCTCTGGGGCAAGGCCGGGCCGGAGCCGAAAGTTCCGGCAGACTTCACCCGCGAGTAA
- a CDS encoding TauD/TfdA family dioxygenase translates to MTPPSPDLAPVLAPITSRAAWRGDQLSKGQDWIYPLSDAQIAELEALGTRFMAENPDLRTVRAEDYPLVETATACEEWRQEVEFGRGFVLVRGLRADLYSDALSSAIYYILGLHMGDPIRQNEMGDLIDHIYATSDKTMDDPTALSSKVRDKLVYHSDSSDIVALMCLRGAREGGASCLVSGAEIYNEILRRRPDLAPLLFEPFHWDWRRQDHEAPADTYTSPIVSLEQGVFSMYAGSLYILTAQDYEGVPKLTDDQIEVLRLFDEITYEPGMAIEMDFRPGDIQWLSNYAALHARTTFWDWPEPQRRRHLLRLWLSSKGARPVVEGFGKNGVVQHRAAPRDGGAEHPDAHFDVRGMAVPRLIS, encoded by the coding sequence ATCACTCCCCCCTCCCCCGATCTGGCGCCCGTTCTGGCGCCAATCACCAGCCGGGCCGCATGGCGCGGCGACCAGCTGAGCAAGGGGCAGGACTGGATCTATCCGCTGTCAGACGCCCAGATCGCCGAACTCGAAGCGCTGGGCACCCGCTTCATGGCCGAAAACCCCGACCTGCGCACGGTCCGAGCCGAGGATTATCCCCTCGTCGAAACCGCCACGGCCTGCGAGGAATGGCGGCAGGAAGTCGAATTCGGACGCGGCTTCGTGCTCGTGCGCGGGCTGCGCGCCGATCTCTATTCCGACGCGCTGTCGAGCGCGATCTACTACATTCTGGGCCTGCACATGGGCGATCCCATCCGCCAGAACGAGATGGGCGACCTGATCGACCATATCTATGCCACCTCCGACAAGACGATGGACGATCCCACCGCGCTGTCCTCGAAAGTGCGCGACAAGCTGGTCTACCATTCGGACAGTTCGGACATCGTGGCGCTGATGTGCCTGCGCGGCGCGCGCGAAGGCGGGGCCTCGTGCCTCGTTTCGGGCGCGGAAATCTACAACGAGATCCTGCGCCGCCGCCCCGACCTCGCCCCCCTGCTGTTCGAGCCGTTCCACTGGGACTGGCGCCGGCAGGATCACGAGGCCCCCGCCGATACCTACACCTCGCCCATCGTCAGCCTCGAACAGGGCGTGTTCAGCATGTACGCGGGCTCGCTCTATATCCTGACTGCCCAGGACTACGAGGGCGTGCCCAAACTCACCGACGACCAGATCGAGGTGCTGCGCCTCTTCGACGAGATCACCTACGAGCCGGGCATGGCCATCGAGATGGATTTCCGCCCCGGCGACATCCAGTGGCTGTCGAACTATGCCGCGCTCCACGCCCGCACGACCTTTTGGGACTGGCCCGAGCCGCAGCGCCGCCGCCACCTCCTGCGCCTGTGGCTGTCGAGCAAGGGCGCCCGCCCCGTCGTCGAAGGCTTCGGCAAGAACGGCGTCGTCCAGCACCGCGCCGCCCCGCGCGATGGCGGGGCCGAACACCCCGACGCGCATTTCGACGTGCGCGGCATGGCGGTGCCCCGGCTGATTTCCTGA
- a CDS encoding acetamidase/formamidase family protein — protein sequence MSLVCNHGRQRAETAPGALHTLKATPETVHWGYFSPSIKPALTIKSGDLVHAEAITHHAGDAPDLMFDEGVERIFTEIDPTTRAPGVHIMTGPIYVEGAEPGDMLEVRYLSMEPRNPYGSNLAANWGHLYQEFDEKERVTIYRLDAQTQTASALYAYDFPGKYLVPGTITNCPVCDRQPALPGVTIPARPHLGTAGVAPAVNEPVSTIPPGLHGGNIDNWRIGAGATMYYKCQVKGGLFSIGDPHVSQGDGEISGTAIESSLNCLFQIILRKDFEFPSPLLETPKHWIVHGFGDTLDQAMKSASMDMLRLLDEQVGLSKNDAYSLMSVASDFGVTQVVDGTLGVHVRVNRDMFPARGVVKDPG from the coding sequence ATGAGCTTGGTCTGCAATCACGGTCGGCAGCGGGCAGAAACGGCGCCCGGCGCGCTGCACACTCTCAAAGCCACGCCCGAGACCGTGCACTGGGGCTATTTCTCGCCCTCGATCAAGCCCGCCCTCACGATCAAAAGCGGTGATCTGGTCCATGCCGAAGCGATCACCCACCATGCCGGCGATGCCCCCGACCTGATGTTCGACGAAGGCGTCGAGCGCATCTTTACGGAAATCGACCCGACCACCCGCGCGCCGGGCGTCCACATCATGACCGGGCCGATCTATGTCGAAGGGGCCGAACCGGGCGACATGCTCGAAGTGCGCTACCTCTCGATGGAGCCGCGCAACCCCTATGGTTCAAATCTGGCGGCCAACTGGGGCCATCTCTATCAGGAATTCGACGAGAAGGAGCGCGTGACGATCTACCGGCTCGACGCGCAGACCCAGACCGCCAGCGCGCTCTATGCCTACGATTTTCCCGGCAAGTACCTCGTTCCCGGCACGATCACCAATTGCCCGGTCTGCGACCGCCAGCCCGCACTGCCCGGCGTGACCATCCCGGCCCGCCCGCATCTGGGCACGGCGGGCGTGGCCCCGGCGGTGAACGAGCCGGTCAGCACGATTCCCCCCGGCCTCCACGGCGGCAACATCGACAACTGGCGCATCGGCGCGGGCGCGACGATGTACTACAAGTGTCAGGTCAAGGGCGGGCTGTTCTCGATCGGCGATCCCCATGTCAGCCAGGGCGACGGCGAGATTTCGGGAACGGCCATCGAAAGCTCGCTCAACTGCCTGTTCCAGATCATCCTGCGCAAGGATTTCGAATTCCCCTCGCCGCTGCTCGAAACGCCAAAACACTGGATCGTCCACGGCTTTGGCGACACCCTCGACCAGGCGATGAAATCGGCCTCGATGGACATGCTCAGGCTGCTCGACGAACAGGTCGGCCTTTCGAAGAACGATGCCTATTCGCTGATGAGCGTCGCCAGCGACTTTGGCGTGACCCAGGTGGTCGACGGCACGCTGGGCGTCCATGTCCGCGTCAACCGCGACATGTTCCCGGCCCGTGGCGTGGTCAAGGACCCCGGATAA